In Polaribacter sp. Hel_I_88, the following proteins share a genomic window:
- a CDS encoding glycosyltransferase family 2 protein translates to MKPIIKVIIPAYNEQDSIANVVKDIPNIVDEIIVISNNSTDYTEINAKKAGATVLSETRKGYGYACLKGMDYISKLKTKPDIIVFLDGDYSDYPEQLTEIVSPIINQNIDFVVGARVKELRENGAMTPQQVFGNWLATFLMKLFFGAKFSDLGPFRAIKYDKLLALNMEDKTYGWTVEMQLKVLKQKMTYKEIPVKYRNRIGVSKVSGTVKGTIFAGGKILGWIFKYSFK, encoded by the coding sequence ATGAAGCCAATTATAAAAGTTATTATTCCTGCTTATAATGAGCAAGATTCTATTGCTAATGTTGTTAAAGATATTCCCAATATTGTAGATGAAATAATTGTAATAAGCAACAACTCTACTGATTATACAGAGATTAATGCAAAAAAAGCTGGTGCAACTGTTTTATCTGAAACAAGAAAAGGCTATGGTTATGCTTGTTTAAAGGGAATGGATTACATATCTAAACTTAAAACCAAACCAGATATTATCGTTTTTTTAGATGGCGATTATTCTGATTATCCAGAACAATTAACTGAAATAGTTTCACCGATTATCAATCAAAATATCGATTTTGTAGTTGGTGCAAGAGTAAAAGAATTACGCGAAAATGGTGCTATGACTCCTCAACAAGTTTTTGGTAATTGGCTGGCAACTTTTTTAATGAAACTGTTTTTTGGAGCAAAATTCTCCGATTTAGGACCCTTTAGAGCTATTAAATATGATAAATTATTAGCTTTAAACATGGAGGACAAAACCTATGGTTGGACAGTAGAAATGCAGTTAAAGGTGTTAAAGCAAAAAATGACTTACAAAGAAATCCCTGTAAAATATAGAAACAGAATAGGGGTCTCAAAAGTTTCAGGTACAGTAAAAGGTACTATATTTGCAGGAGGAAAAATTTTAGGTTGGATTTTTAAATATAGTTTTAAATAA
- a CDS encoding cellulose synthase family protein, whose translation MILEYIVIFIYTFCLVLIFIYALAQLNLLINYLKYRNKEDNAPKLDFNNPNEIPFVTIQLPVFNELYVMKRLLKNIAKIEYPKDKIEFQVLDDSTDESVEITAKHVKKLQEKGINIEHIRRTNRQGFKAGALKEGLKTAKGEFIAIFDADFLPKTDWLLQTVPYFKDEKIGVVQTRWSHINRNYSTLTRIQAFMLDAHFTLEQVGRNSKGHFINFNGTAGIWRKECIYDAGNWQGDTLTEDIDLSYRAQLKNWKFKYLEKVETPAELPVIISAARSQQFRWNKGGAENFQKMVKRIITNKNASIKTKIHGLLHLLNSSMFICIFLVAVLSIPMLYIKNEYAHLKNYFYVMSFFVASSLIFFVCYWHMYKNIYGGGFVRFFRYIGAFFTFFSVAMGFSLHNTIAVLEGHIGKKSEFVRTPKFNIKTIKDGWKNNKYIKKKPSVHVILEGLLAIYFVFGMYSAFIVGDQGGDFGLFPFHFMLFIGFAYVFFKSIFSKA comes from the coding sequence ATGATTTTAGAGTATATTGTAATATTTATTTATACGTTCTGTTTGGTGCTAATTTTTATCTATGCACTTGCACAGTTAAACTTGCTTATCAATTATTTGAAGTATAGAAATAAAGAAGATAATGCTCCTAAATTAGACTTTAACAACCCAAATGAAATTCCTTTTGTAACCATACAACTACCCGTTTTTAATGAGTTGTATGTAATGAAACGTTTGCTAAAAAACATTGCAAAAATAGAGTATCCTAAAGATAAAATAGAGTTTCAAGTTTTAGATGATTCTACTGATGAATCTGTAGAAATAACTGCAAAGCATGTTAAAAAACTTCAAGAAAAGGGAATTAACATTGAACATATTAGAAGAACAAACAGACAAGGTTTTAAAGCTGGTGCTTTAAAAGAAGGTTTAAAAACTGCTAAAGGTGAATTTATCGCCATTTTTGATGCTGATTTTTTACCAAAAACAGATTGGTTGTTGCAGACAGTTCCTTATTTTAAAGATGAAAAAATTGGCGTTGTTCAAACAAGATGGAGTCATATCAACAGAAATTATTCTACACTAACTAGAATTCAAGCTTTTATGTTAGATGCGCATTTTACGCTAGAACAAGTAGGTAGAAATAGCAAAGGCCATTTTATAAATTTTAATGGAACTGCTGGTATTTGGCGAAAAGAATGTATTTATGATGCTGGCAATTGGCAAGGAGATACACTTACAGAAGACATTGATTTAAGTTATAGAGCCCAATTAAAAAACTGGAAATTTAAGTATTTAGAAAAAGTTGAAACTCCTGCAGAACTTCCCGTAATTATTAGTGCAGCAAGATCGCAACAATTTAGATGGAATAAAGGTGGTGCAGAAAATTTCCAGAAAATGGTAAAACGTATTATTACCAATAAAAACGCCTCTATAAAAACTAAAATCCACGGACTTTTACACTTGCTAAACAGCTCTATGTTTATCTGTATTTTTTTAGTTGCTGTGTTGAGTATTCCAATGTTATACATCAAAAATGAATATGCGCATTTAAAAAATTATTTTTATGTAATGAGCTTTTTTGTAGCTAGTTCTTTGATCTTTTTTGTGTGTTATTGGCACATGTATAAAAATATTTATGGTGGTGGTTTTGTTAGATTCTTTAGATATATTGGTGCCTTTTTTACATTTTTCTCTGTTGCCATGGGCTTTTCGCTACACAATACAATTGCAGTTTTAGAAGGGCATATTGGTAAAAAAAGTGAATTTGTAAGAACTCCAAAATTTAATATTAAAACCATTAAAGATGGTTGGAAAAACAATAAATACATTAAAAAGAAACCCTCTGTTCATGTAATTTTAGAAGGGCTTTTAGCCATTTATTTCGTTTTTGGAATGTATAGCGCATTTATAGTGGGTGATCAAGGAGGAGATTTTGGATTGTTCCCTTTCCATTTTATGCTTTTTATTGGATTTGCTTATGTCTTTTTTAAGTCAATTTTCTCTAAAGCTTAA
- a CDS encoding NAD(P)/FAD-dependent oxidoreductase: protein MEHIVIIGNGISGVTLARHIRKNSDKQITIVSAETKYFFSRTALMYIYMGHMKFEHTQPYENWFWDKNNINLKEGYVSSINVDKKTLNFKDNSSLSFDKLIIATGSKPNKFGWPGQDLEGVMGMYHKQDLENLEKHAPNNAICKRAVIVGGGLIGIELAEMLRSRKIPVTFLVREDSFWNGVLPAQESEMINKHIKEHHIDLRLSTNLKEIKSDENGHVKSIIIEETGEEIFCNVVGLTAGVTPNIDFLKDSGIETKKGVLVNRFLETNIKDIYAIGDCAEQHEAIGQRRNIEAVWYTGRMMGEVLAQTICGNKMEYNPGHWFNSAKFLDIEYQTYGWVFSERNKQENEAYFQWKHPQENICITISYDRNSHQFLGINTFGMRMRHEIFDKWLTENQKIEHVLEYLKDANFDPEFYNLYEKDIIAKFNQENNTDIQVKKKSWKRIFSKV from the coding sequence ATGGAGCATATCGTTATTATTGGTAATGGAATTTCTGGTGTTACCCTTGCAAGACACATCAGAAAAAATTCTGATAAACAAATTACAATTGTCTCTGCAGAAACTAAATACTTCTTTTCCAGAACTGCACTCATGTATATTTATATGGGACATATGAAATTTGAACACACACAACCTTACGAAAATTGGTTTTGGGATAAGAATAATATCAACCTAAAAGAAGGCTATGTTTCTAGTATTAATGTTGATAAAAAAACACTAAATTTTAAAGATAATTCTTCACTTTCTTTTGATAAATTAATAATTGCCACTGGTTCTAAACCCAATAAGTTTGGTTGGCCAGGACAAGATTTAGAGGGAGTTATGGGCATGTATCATAAGCAAGATTTAGAGAATTTAGAGAAACACGCACCAAATAATGCCATTTGCAAAAGAGCTGTAATTGTTGGTGGTGGTTTAATAGGAATTGAATTGGCAGAAATGTTAAGAAGCAGAAAAATTCCTGTTACTTTTTTAGTGCGTGAAGATAGTTTTTGGAACGGCGTTTTGCCTGCTCAAGAATCTGAAATGATTAATAAACACATCAAAGAGCATCACATAGATTTGCGTTTATCAACCAATTTAAAAGAAATTAAAAGTGATGAAAATGGCCATGTAAAATCGATCATTATTGAAGAAACTGGAGAGGAAATCTTTTGTAACGTAGTTGGTTTAACAGCTGGAGTAACTCCAAATATCGACTTTTTAAAAGATTCTGGCATCGAAACTAAAAAAGGGGTTTTAGTCAATCGATTTTTAGAAACTAATATAAAAGATATTTATGCAATTGGCGATTGTGCAGAGCAACATGAAGCCATTGGACAACGTAGAAATATTGAAGCTGTTTGGTATACAGGAAGAATGATGGGCGAAGTTTTAGCACAAACTATTTGTGGTAATAAAATGGAGTACAATCCTGGACATTGGTTTAATTCTGCCAAATTTTTAGACATTGAATACCAAACCTATGGTTGGGTTTTTAGCGAAAGAAATAAACAAGAAAATGAAGCTTATTTTCAATGGAAACATCCTCAAGAAAATATTTGTATTACTATTTCTTATGATAGAAATTCGCATCAATTTTTAGGAATCAACACCTTTGGTATGAGAATGCGTCATGAAATTTTTGACAAATGGCTGACAGAAAATCAAAAAATAGAGCACGTTTTAGAATATTTAAAAGACGCCAATTTTGATCCTGAATTTTACAATTTGTATGAAAAAGATATTATAGCAAAATTCAATCAAGAAAATAACACAGATATTCAGGTTAAAAAGAAAAGTTGGAAACGAATTTTCTCTAAAGTTTAA
- a CDS encoding 4Fe-4S binding protein, translating to MKFIKYTGLVVFLIGLTIFTASVFTGNFSFTEKELDTFIQEKGYKSEIIKEELSKAIVTDENLNIFEFSERVRSAVATNNKHYNDLIAKYNKEKKWDKKGAQYQYRIDGKPHTISFQIAKKAGSGFVKENAGFMWFLTFGLGIFGALMFMLPNLVLLGKPGIKNDGIYHKASTNRGWIAWLVLVYLVVFYLVLYFMADYVVNWTFILDPISKALNGGEASQWFVYGFLYCTIMVTMAVRMYIKYRHNKYQIIRTTSVLFFQIVFAFLIPEIMTSLNQPGYDFKNAFPLDYDFFFEWNLKTLTESGSIGLFILVWGIVLTLVIVPVMVYFFGKRWYCSWVCGCGGLAETLGDPYRQHSDKSLNAWKLERWLIHSVLVFSLVMTLVTLYCYFSGAQSLLGIKTQWVKDTYSFLIGAWFAGVIGTGFYPIFGNRVWCRFGCPLAAYLGMVQRFKSRFRITTNGGQCISCGNCSTYCEMGIDVRAYAQKGENIIRSSCVGCGVCSAVCPRGVLKLENGPEDGRINPTEILLGNDVDLMNLINKK from the coding sequence ATGAAATTTATAAAATATACAGGTTTAGTAGTCTTTTTAATAGGATTAACCATTTTTACAGCATCTGTTTTTACAGGTAATTTTAGTTTTACAGAAAAAGAATTAGACACTTTTATTCAAGAAAAAGGATATAAAAGTGAAATTATAAAAGAAGAATTATCAAAAGCAATTGTTACTGATGAAAATTTAAACATTTTTGAGTTTTCTGAACGAGTAAGAAGTGCTGTAGCAACAAACAACAAGCATTATAATGATTTAATTGCAAAATATAATAAAGAGAAAAAATGGGATAAAAAAGGGGCTCAATATCAATATAGAATTGATGGAAAACCGCACACCATCAGTTTTCAAATCGCCAAAAAAGCAGGAAGTGGTTTTGTAAAAGAAAATGCTGGTTTCATGTGGTTTTTAACTTTTGGGTTAGGCATATTTGGAGCATTAATGTTCATGCTACCAAACTTGGTATTGTTAGGAAAACCAGGCATAAAAAACGACGGTATTTACCATAAAGCATCTACCAACAGAGGCTGGATTGCTTGGTTGGTTTTAGTGTATTTAGTTGTATTTTACCTTGTGTTATATTTTATGGCAGATTATGTTGTAAACTGGACCTTTATTCTAGATCCTATTAGCAAAGCTTTAAATGGTGGTGAAGCATCTCAATGGTTTGTTTACGGATTTTTATATTGTACAATTATGGTAACAATGGCTGTAAGAATGTACATAAAATACAGGCATAATAAATATCAAATTATAAGAACTACCTCTGTTTTATTTTTCCAAATTGTATTTGCTTTTTTAATTCCAGAAATTATGACAAGCTTAAATCAGCCTGGTTATGATTTTAAAAATGCCTTTCCTTTAGATTATGATTTTTTCTTTGAATGGAATTTAAAAACTTTAACTGAAAGTGGTTCTATTGGACTTTTTATTTTGGTTTGGGGAATCGTTTTAACCTTGGTAATTGTGCCAGTAATGGTTTATTTCTTCGGAAAACGTTGGTATTGTTCTTGGGTGTGTGGTTGTGGAGGTTTGGCAGAAACTTTAGGAGATCCTTACAGACAACATTCAGATAAAAGCCTAAATGCGTGGAAGTTAGAAAGATGGTTAATACATTCTGTGTTGGTTTTTTCTCTAGTGATGACACTCGTTACTTTGTATTGTTACTTCTCTGGAGCACAATCTTTGCTCGGAATTAAAACCCAATGGGTAAAAGATACGTATAGTTTCTTGATAGGTGCTTGGTTCGCTGGAGTTATTGGAACAGGTTTCTACCCAATTTTTGGAAACAGAGTTTGGTGCAGATTTGGTTGTCCTTTAGCAGCGTATTTAGGAATGGTTCAACGTTTCAAATCAAGATTTAGAATTACCACAAATGGTGGCCAATGCATTTCTTGTGGAAATTGTTCTACGTATTGTGAAATGGGAATTGATGTAAGAGCCTACGCACAAAAAGGAGAAAACATTATACGTTCTAGTTGTGTGGGTTGTGGAGTTTGTTCTGCAGTTTGCCCAAGAGGTGTTTTAAAGTTAGAAAACGGCCCTGAAGATGGAAGAATAAATCCAACAGAAATCTTACTAGGAAATGATGTTGACTTAATGAATTTAATTAATAAGAAATAG
- a CDS encoding toxin-antitoxin system YwqK family antitoxin has protein sequence MNNLKSVISQNKKNFAPLRICKNIILIGILLLSINSFAQKTYQKEYYDSGQMKEEGWLLDDKKVDYWKFYFKNGNLKQEGSYKKGQKVKYWYFYTENAIKEKEGHFKKGIKEDWWLFYNENGIISYKCQLENNQKNGYCLVYKEEEIIKASKFKEGKKIKEWTSLSSFKKENNIFDLR, from the coding sequence ATGAATAACTTAAAATCCGTTATTTCTCAAAACAAAAAAAACTTTGCGCCTTTGCGTATTTGTAAGAATATTATTTTAATAGGAATATTATTGCTTTCAATAAATTCTTTCGCTCAAAAAACGTATCAAAAAGAATATTATGATTCTGGGCAAATGAAAGAAGAAGGTTGGCTTTTAGATGATAAAAAAGTTGATTACTGGAAGTTTTATTTCAAAAATGGAAATTTAAAGCAAGAAGGTAGCTATAAAAAAGGTCAAAAAGTAAAATATTGGTACTTTTACACCGAAAATGCCATCAAAGAAAAAGAAGGTCATTTTAAAAAAGGTATTAAAGAAGATTGGTGGTTATTTTATAATGAAAATGGAATTATAAGTTATAAATGCCAACTAGAAAATAATCAGAAAAACGGATATTGTTTGGTTTATAAAGAAGAAGAAATAATAAAGGCCTCAAAATTTAAAGAAGGTAAAAAAATAAAAGAATGGACAAGTTTATCCTCTTTTAAAAAAGAAAACAACATATTTGATTTAAGATAG